The following proteins are encoded in a genomic region of Struthio camelus isolate bStrCam1 chromosome 3, bStrCam1.hap1, whole genome shotgun sequence:
- the CEP68 gene encoding centrosomal protein of 68 kDa isoform X6 has product MALGVEKSLSEASLSGKAKRYGRWSYVEVETDYPEVGNGARQRLDAEEVRSSLKGAERVAMSGRGRSVPGVTQRNSSSCREVPLASASRLSTAKANFVERQPLISSTTPGTDPSHHIGHRFSSSEERQMKTGCSEPAPSAPDLQSSAEETSVSNFSHDIGTNQWSSRTFSPFSSALGYLPDKTPLSPENILRSHSRSSFSTLSLEDSSICDQQEMKRSQSLAAGVDVPPPAAITSWDLRRQSSPTGDRLLRARKPLRPLLDDCVAMERVRKMSSFQADYWACAIPDSLPPSPDRRSPHWNPNKEYEDLLDYAYPLKPRYKLGKTPEPFLHDSGIDVDSFSLSPEGTLTSASMHGQGRQAQGSRENPRKEFVVSAERFSTPVSRKRGCLASVSHYEPSPIAKASFAKSASSTGKAGASRGFAENLMMESAGPSSLDHPAVAGRSWCTRETPFSFSNYNGKEKSAHWFLPTTQMLPLRKEWDGDEEFLSLPPRLRELGNLAQYLSDLSLTVRTSGQDHQSLPCYGDSEEPLPSESAAFGEAGNKASEGCGGLGQSYSSGKPSGANAELCSQHYSDPLRGLDLRTATRDALDGSYLNGLKVRGSPKEKRQHSESLAQCIKLEELIRWLYKVADARDKWIPPAPDVWRLKASVHRYLEFKKDVADHRGLTESVLHRGEALLKCMASNSPALKDTLDLIAKQSEELENHVARLYKSVLAAMEPGQGEDALEDVGVWQTAAQAKAAKWAMPLADMGFISQSLDG; this is encoded by the exons ATGGCTTTGGGCGTAGAAAAATCACTTTCCGAAGCATCGCTGAGCGGGAAGGCCAAGCGCTACGGCAGGTGGAGCTACGTAGAGGTAGAGACGGACTACCCAGAGGTGGGTAACGGCGCGCGCCAGCGCTTGGACGCAGAGGAAGTCAGATCCTCCCTGAAGGGAGCTGAGCGCGTGGCGATGAGTGGACGTGGTCGCTCGGTCCCTGGTGTTACCCAGAGGAATTCAAGCTCCTGCCGAGAAGTGCCTTTAGCATCCGCGTCCAGGCTGTCCACAGCGAAAGCAAACTTCGTGGAGAGACAGCCGTTAATTTCCAGCACAACGCCCGGCACTGATCCGTCTCATCACATCGGCCACcgtttctcctcctcagaggagcGGCAG ATGAAAACGGGCTGCTCAGAGCCGGCACCCAGCGCTCCCgacctgcagagctctgcagaagaaACCAGCGTTTCCAACTTCTCTCATGATATCGGTACCAACCAGTGGAGCAGCAGGAccttctcccctttttcctccGCCCTGGGGTACTTGCCTGATAAGACCCCCCTCAGCCCTGAGAACATCCTCCGGAGCCATTCCAGATCAAGCTTTTCCACTCTGTCCTTAGAAGACAGCAGCATCTGCGACCAGCAGGAGATGAAGCGATCCCAAAGCTTAGCAGCCGGCGTGGACgtgcctcctcctgcagccatcaCCTCTTGGGACCTGCGCCGTCAATCCAGCCCAACGGGAGACAGGCTGCTACGTGCACGCAAGCCGTTAAGACCTCTCCTTGATGACTGTGTTGCCATGGAGCGTGTGAGAAAGATGTCGTCCTTCCAGGCTGATTACTGGGCTTGTGCGATACCTGATTCGTTACCCCCCTCTCCAGACCGCCGGTCTCCTCACTGGAACCCTAATAAAGAATACGAGGACTTGCTTGATTATGCTTATCCGTTAAAGCCAAGATACAAGCTTGGAAAGACGCCAGAGCCTTTCCTCCATGACTCGGGAATAGATGTGgacagcttttctctttctcccgaGGGCACTTTGACGTCTGCCAGCATGCACGGCCAAGGTAGGCAGGCTCAGGGAAGCAGAGAAAATCCACGTAAGGAGTTTGTGGTCTCTGCAGAAAGATTCTCCACCCCAGTGTCTAGAAAACGAGGCTGTTTAGCATCTGTGTCTCACTATGAACCCTCACCTATTGCAAAAGCATCTTTTGCCAAAAGTGCTTCCTCCACCGGCAAAGCAGGTGCTTCTAGGGGTTTCGCTGAGAACTTAATGATGGAGTCAGCTGGGCCAAGTTCACTTGATCACCCGGCTGTGGCCGGGAGAAGCTGGTGTACCAGAGAGacccccttttccttttcaaattacaacggaaaggaaaaaagtgctcATTGGTTTTTACCTACAACGCAAATGCTCCCCCTAAGAAAAGAGTGGGACGGGGATGAAGAATTTCTGTCGCTGCCTCCGAGACTCAGGGAGCTGGGAAATCTGGCTCAGTATCTGTCTGACCTTTCCTTAACTGTAAGGACATCTGGGCAAGACCACCAAAGTCTTCCGTGTTACGGTGACAGCGAGGAGCCCCTTCCATCCGAATCGGCAGCTTTCGGAGAAGCGGGCAACAAGGCGAGTGAAGGTTGCGGTGGGCTGGGTCAGTCGTACAGCTCTGGAAAGCCCAGCGGGGCAAACGCCGAACTGTGCAGCCAGCACTATAGCGATCCTCTGCGGGGACTTGATCTACGTACCGCGACCAGGGACGCGTTGGATGGGAGCTACCTGAACGGACTGAAGGTCAGAGGGTCTCCTAAAGAGAAGCGCCAGCACAGCGAGTCCCTTGCACAGTGCATTAAG CTAGAAGAGCTAATTCGTTGGCTGTACAAAGTAGCAGACGCCCGAGACAAGTGGATCCCGCCTGCGCCAGACGTTTGGAGGCTGAAGGCGTCCGTGCACCGTTACTTG GAGTTCAAGAAAGACGTGGCTGATCACCGAGGCCTGACGGAGAGCGTGTTGCACAGGGGCGAAGCTCTGCTCAAGTGCATGGCGTCGAATTCACCAG ctttAAAAGACACCCTGGATTTGATTGCAAAACAATCAGAAGAGCTGGAAAACCACGTGGCGCGCTTGTACAAGTCAGTCCTAGCTGCTATGGAGCCTGGGCAGGGCGAGGATGCGCTAGAGGATGTCGGCGTGTGGCAAACAGCTGCTCAAGCAAAAGCAGCTAAATGG gCAATGCCTCTAGCAGACATGGGATTTATCAGCCAGTCTCTGGATGGGTGA
- the CEP68 gene encoding centrosomal protein of 68 kDa isoform X5: MALGVEKSLSEASLSGKAKRYGRWSYVEVETDYPEVGNGARQRLDAEEVRSSLKGAERVAMSGRGRSVPGVTQRNSSSCREVPLASASRLSTAKANFVERQPLISSTTPGTDPSHHIGHRFSSSEERQMKTGCSEPAPSAPDLQSSAEETSVSNFSHDIGTNQWSSRTFSPFSSALGYLPDKTPLSPENILRSHSRSSFSTLSLEDSSICDQQEMKRSQSLAAGVDVPPPAAITSWDLRRQSSPTGDRLLRARKPLRPLLDDCVAMERVRKMSSFQADYWACAIPDSLPPSPDRRSPHWNPNKEYEDLLDYAYPLKPRYKLGKTPEPFLHDSGIDVDSFSLSPEGTLTSASMHGQGRQAQGSRENPRKEFVVSAERFSTPVSRKRGCLASVSHYEPSPIAKASFAKSASSTGKAGASRGFAENLMMESAGPSSLDHPAVAGRSWCTRETPFSFSNYNGKEKSAHWFLPTTQMLPLRKEWDGDEEFLSLPPRLRELGNLAQYLSDLSLTVRTSGQDHQSLPCYGDSEEPLPSESAAFGEAGNKASEGCGGLGQSYSSGKPSGANAELCSQHYSDPLRGLDLRTATRDALDGSYLNGLKVRGSPKEKRQHSESLAQCIKMFCCQLEELIRWLYKVADARDKWIPPAPDVWRLKASVHRYLEFKKDVADHRGLTESVLHRGEALLKCMASNSPALKDTLDLIAKQSEELENHVARLYKSVLAAMEPGQGEDALEDVGVWQTAAQAKAAKWAMPLADMGFISQSLDG, translated from the exons ATGGCTTTGGGCGTAGAAAAATCACTTTCCGAAGCATCGCTGAGCGGGAAGGCCAAGCGCTACGGCAGGTGGAGCTACGTAGAGGTAGAGACGGACTACCCAGAGGTGGGTAACGGCGCGCGCCAGCGCTTGGACGCAGAGGAAGTCAGATCCTCCCTGAAGGGAGCTGAGCGCGTGGCGATGAGTGGACGTGGTCGCTCGGTCCCTGGTGTTACCCAGAGGAATTCAAGCTCCTGCCGAGAAGTGCCTTTAGCATCCGCGTCCAGGCTGTCCACAGCGAAAGCAAACTTCGTGGAGAGACAGCCGTTAATTTCCAGCACAACGCCCGGCACTGATCCGTCTCATCACATCGGCCACcgtttctcctcctcagaggagcGGCAG ATGAAAACGGGCTGCTCAGAGCCGGCACCCAGCGCTCCCgacctgcagagctctgcagaagaaACCAGCGTTTCCAACTTCTCTCATGATATCGGTACCAACCAGTGGAGCAGCAGGAccttctcccctttttcctccGCCCTGGGGTACTTGCCTGATAAGACCCCCCTCAGCCCTGAGAACATCCTCCGGAGCCATTCCAGATCAAGCTTTTCCACTCTGTCCTTAGAAGACAGCAGCATCTGCGACCAGCAGGAGATGAAGCGATCCCAAAGCTTAGCAGCCGGCGTGGACgtgcctcctcctgcagccatcaCCTCTTGGGACCTGCGCCGTCAATCCAGCCCAACGGGAGACAGGCTGCTACGTGCACGCAAGCCGTTAAGACCTCTCCTTGATGACTGTGTTGCCATGGAGCGTGTGAGAAAGATGTCGTCCTTCCAGGCTGATTACTGGGCTTGTGCGATACCTGATTCGTTACCCCCCTCTCCAGACCGCCGGTCTCCTCACTGGAACCCTAATAAAGAATACGAGGACTTGCTTGATTATGCTTATCCGTTAAAGCCAAGATACAAGCTTGGAAAGACGCCAGAGCCTTTCCTCCATGACTCGGGAATAGATGTGgacagcttttctctttctcccgaGGGCACTTTGACGTCTGCCAGCATGCACGGCCAAGGTAGGCAGGCTCAGGGAAGCAGAGAAAATCCACGTAAGGAGTTTGTGGTCTCTGCAGAAAGATTCTCCACCCCAGTGTCTAGAAAACGAGGCTGTTTAGCATCTGTGTCTCACTATGAACCCTCACCTATTGCAAAAGCATCTTTTGCCAAAAGTGCTTCCTCCACCGGCAAAGCAGGTGCTTCTAGGGGTTTCGCTGAGAACTTAATGATGGAGTCAGCTGGGCCAAGTTCACTTGATCACCCGGCTGTGGCCGGGAGAAGCTGGTGTACCAGAGAGacccccttttccttttcaaattacaacggaaaggaaaaaagtgctcATTGGTTTTTACCTACAACGCAAATGCTCCCCCTAAGAAAAGAGTGGGACGGGGATGAAGAATTTCTGTCGCTGCCTCCGAGACTCAGGGAGCTGGGAAATCTGGCTCAGTATCTGTCTGACCTTTCCTTAACTGTAAGGACATCTGGGCAAGACCACCAAAGTCTTCCGTGTTACGGTGACAGCGAGGAGCCCCTTCCATCCGAATCGGCAGCTTTCGGAGAAGCGGGCAACAAGGCGAGTGAAGGTTGCGGTGGGCTGGGTCAGTCGTACAGCTCTGGAAAGCCCAGCGGGGCAAACGCCGAACTGTGCAGCCAGCACTATAGCGATCCTCTGCGGGGACTTGATCTACGTACCGCGACCAGGGACGCGTTGGATGGGAGCTACCTGAACGGACTGAAGGTCAGAGGGTCTCCTAAAGAGAAGCGCCAGCACAGCGAGTCCCTTGCACAGTGCATTAAG ATGTTTTGCTGTCAGCTAGAAGAGCTAATTCGTTGGCTGTACAAAGTAGCAGACGCCCGAGACAAGTGGATCCCGCCTGCGCCAGACGTTTGGAGGCTGAAGGCGTCCGTGCACCGTTACTTG GAGTTCAAGAAAGACGTGGCTGATCACCGAGGCCTGACGGAGAGCGTGTTGCACAGGGGCGAAGCTCTGCTCAAGTGCATGGCGTCGAATTCACCAG ctttAAAAGACACCCTGGATTTGATTGCAAAACAATCAGAAGAGCTGGAAAACCACGTGGCGCGCTTGTACAAGTCAGTCCTAGCTGCTATGGAGCCTGGGCAGGGCGAGGATGCGCTAGAGGATGTCGGCGTGTGGCAAACAGCTGCTCAAGCAAAAGCAGCTAAATGG gCAATGCCTCTAGCAGACATGGGATTTATCAGCCAGTCTCTGGATGGGTGA